From a single Brassica oleracea var. oleracea cultivar TO1000 chromosome C5, BOL, whole genome shotgun sequence genomic region:
- the LOC106294724 gene encoding uncharacterized protein LOC106294724, protein MAGFTMSLNLLLLVAMVATNILSLYHLSSTTSFFQSTLKSSPSTVPTVPDHLLRQLHTIRSAINHLTTHHQPDKSTSTASAVSSSAPPKDLLLYSKLSPIASACHNYPDLLHEYMNYTPFSTCPSDTDRAEKLILRGCHPLPRRRCFSRTPRNPTDSKPESNVIWSYYSCKTFDCLTTKFPGLGFDLSLDKSKSQFSSYKSELDLPISQLLQIAKTANSVLRLGIDVGGGTGSFAAAMKARNVTVLTTTMNFNAPYSEAVALRGLVPLHVPLQQRLPVFDGVVDLVRCGRAVNRWIPVTVMEFFLFDLDRVLIGGGYLWLDRFFSKKVDLENVYAPMIGKLGYKKVKWVVANKVDSKHGEVFLTALLQKPVAR, encoded by the coding sequence ATGGCGGGATTCACTATGAGCTTAAATCTGCTTCTACTAGTAGCTATGGTAGCTACCAACATCCTCTCTCTCTACCATCTCTCCTCCACCACCAGCTTCTTCCAATCCACCCTCAAATCCTCACCGTCCACTGTCCCCACTGTCCCCGACCACCTCCTCCGTCAGCTCCACACTATCCGCTCCGCCATCAACCACCTCACAACCCACCACCAGCCGGACAAATCCACTTCGACTGCCTCCGCCGTCTCCTCCTCCGCGCCGCCGAAAGATCTCCTCCTCTACTCTAAGCTCTCTCCCATAGCTTCCGCCTGCCACAACTACCCAGACCTCCTCCACGAGTACATGAACTATACTCCTTTCTCTACTTGCCCTTCCGACACCGATCGCGCCGAGAAACTCATCCTCCGCGGCTGCCATCCGCTCCCTCGCCGTCGTTGCTTCTCCCGCACGCCGCGAAATCCGACTGATTCCAAACCGGAGTCGAACGTTATCTGGTCTTACTACTCGTGCAAGACGTTCGATTGCTTGACGACGAAGTTCCCCGGTCTAGGTTTCGATCTCTCCCTCGACAAATCCAAATCTCAGTTCTCTTCGTACAAGTCCGAGCTCGATCTCCCCATCTCGCAGCTCCTCCAGATCGCTAAAACCGCCAACTCCGTTCTCCGGCTCGGGATCGACGTCGGCGGAGGGACCGGGTCTTTCGCCGCGGCGATGAAGGCTCGCAATGTCACCGTCCTGACCACGACGATGAACTTCAACGCGCCGTATAGCGAGGCGGTGGCGTTGAGAGGGCTCGTGCCGCTCCACGTGCCTCTCCAGCAGAGGCTTCCGGTGTTTGACGGTGTGGTGGATTTGGTTAGGTGCGGACGAGCGGTGAACCGGTGGATTCCGGTTACGGTTATGGAGTTTTTCTTGTTTGATTTGGACCGGGTTCTTATAGGTGGTGGTTATCTATGGTTGGACCGGTTCTTTAGCAAAAAGGTTGATCTTGAAAATGTGTATGCGCCGATGATCGGGAAATTGGGTTATAAGAAGGTGAAGTGGGTGGTGGCGAACAAAGTGGATTCGAAACATGGTGAAGTTTTCTTGACGGCCCTGCTTCAGAAACCTGTTGCAAGATGA